A genomic window from Engraulis encrasicolus isolate BLACKSEA-1 chromosome 14, IST_EnEncr_1.0, whole genome shotgun sequence includes:
- the LOC134463084 gene encoding ammonium transporter Rh type B-like has translation MTKDTSLRVRLPVLVFVCEAVFLALYALFVTYDESADAKFQNNLTDPMQNALYRDYPYFTDVQVMIFIGFGCLLAFLRFYGFGGMVFNFLTATFAIQWATLVHGYFQFYWDGKIHLGVVNLINAEFACAVVLISFGAVLGKVSPVQLLVMALLEIPIWAATEWAVLKYLRINDAGGSILIHLFACYFGLGATFVLYRPALNQGHAKEVTSYTSDILSVMGTLFLWVFWPSFNSALTFKGDDQHRAILHTFIGLSSSTLTAFALSAVFSKRGKITMADVQNVTLAGGVTVGASVDMMITPAAAYALGIMGCTACFLGYKYLTPFLARRLRIQDQCGIHNLHGLTGLISCTAGICAILLATEETYGPSMYQIFAHRAPMEGDPKLDALRELIPGLKAGLGRTAETQAMYQVAAIFATIAAAAVGGVVTGFVMKLPFLAAYPDDLCFDDEVFFDVPGDFDSMKAGFMNGMIDDKLAEDKV, from the coding sequence ATGACGAAGGACACCAGCCTGCGTGTGCGCCTGCCGGTGCTGGTGTTTGTGTGCGAGGCCGTGTTCCTGGCCCTCTACGCCCTCTTCGTGACCTACGACGAGAGCGCCGACGCCAAGTTCCAGAACAACCTGACCGACCCCATGCAGAACGCCCTGTACCGGGACTACCCCTACTTCACCGACGTGCAGGTGATGATCTTCATCGGCTTCGGCTGCCTGCTGGCCTTCCTGCGCTTCTACGGCTTCGGCGGCATGGTCTTCAACTTCCTGACGGCCACCTTCGCCATCCAGTGGGCCACGCTGGTGCACGGCTACTTCCAGTTCTACTGGGACGGCAAGATCCACCTGGGCGTGGTGAACCTGATCAACGCCGAGTTCGCCTGCGCCGTGGTGCTCATCTCCTTCGGGGCGGTGCTGGGCAAGGTCAGCCCCGTGCAGCTGCTGGTCATGGCCCTGCTGGAGATCCCCATCTGGGCCGCCACCGAGTGGGCCGTGCTCAAGTACCTGCGGATCAACGACGCCGGGGGCTCCATCCTCATCCACCTGTTCGCCTGCTACTTTGGCCTGGGGGCCACCTTCGTGCTGTACCGGCCGGCGCTCAACCAGGGCCACGCCAAGGAGGTGACCAGCTACACGTCGGACATCCTGTCGGTGATGGGCACGCTCTTCCTCTGGGTCTTCTGGCCGTCGTTCAACTCGGCGCTGACCTTCAAGGGCGACGACCAGCACCGGGCCATCCTGCACACCTTCATCGGCCTGAGCTCCTCCACGCTCACCGCCTTCGCGCTCTCCGCCGTCTTCAGCAAGCGGGGCAAGATCACCATGGCCGACGTGCAGAACGTGACGCTGGCGGGCGGCGTGACGGTGGGCGCCTCGGTGGACATGATGATCACGCCGGCCGCCGCCTACGCGCTGGGCATCATGGGCTGCACGGCCTGCTTCCTGGGTTACAAGTACCTGACGCCCTTCCTGGCGCGCCGCCTCCGCATCCAGGACCAGTGCGGCATCCACAACCTGCACGGCCTCACCGGCCTCATCTCCTGCACGGCGGGCATCTGCGCCATCCTGCTGGCCACCGAGGAGACCTACGGCCCCAGCATGTACCAGATCTTCGCCCACCGCGCGCCCATGGAGGGAGACCCGAAGCTGGACGCGCTGCGGGAGCTGATCCCGGGGCTGAAGGCCGGGCTGGGCCGCACCGCCGAGACGCAGGCCATGTACCAGGTGGCTGCCATCTTCGCCACCATCGCCGCTGCGGCCGTCGGAGGCGTGGTGACCGGCTTCGTCATGAAGCTGCCCTTCCTCGCGGCCTACCCGGACGACCTCTGCTTTGACGACGAGGTGTTCTTCGACGTGCCGGGTGATTTTGATAGCATGAAGGCCGGTTTCATGAATGGGATGATAGATGACAAGTTGGCTGAAGACAAGGTGTGA